The Pieris rapae chromosome 9, ilPieRapa1.1, whole genome shotgun sequence region GACATTGTACGCGCAGGGATTGATTTCTGGGGTCGTAGTTGACTCAGGTATGAGATATTCATCAAAAGATAAAGTActtcttattttaaactaaaacttcttttttttttaaataactttttaatctgTGGTGCTATCCATAACCATAATATCCCCACAATTTCACGTTATGACATAATTTGCGGTACAGTCGAAAGAATATAGCCTGCGGCCTGCGCCAtgggtgaaaaaaaaaactgtttgatGTTTAACTatagttttcattttgttaacAGGTGATGGTGTAACTCACATTTGTCCGGTGTATGAAGAGTTTGCCCTTCCTCACCTCACTCGTCGATTAGATATCGCAGGTAGAGATATCACTAGATACCTTATTAAGGTGGGTAacacaaaatttattgaattgatttcaatatgatttaaaattttggcaTGTTTTTGGTTTTCTTTGACAAATTATTCCTACCATCATGTTTTTgaatctatttatatacaaaaaaaataataatcaactcTAAACTATACACTTTAattttcgtaaaataaattagtatagTACATATACACCTTAAGAGCGGGCACTAACCAAAATCACTCATCATAGCTTGGTTTTAGCTAAGAATGTGATGCTTGATGCGTATTATTTCAATGGTCAACCATTGATTTTTTAGAGTCAACTCTAAAAAcgcaatacaatataaattcctcggtacaaaaaaatacgacATCTCAAAATTTTTCTCTAACTTCGTTTTTATTCAATCATGGCAAATATTATGGAGCCAAAAAGTAATTGAATTATAGCATATTCGTTTGGCCGAGAGCTGTTActagcgattttttttaataatgtttattctaagagttatttaaataaaaaacagctATTAACATTCGAATTATAATTGGATACTATCTATCTATCGAACCCCTAAGCAATAGAGAGTGTCCAGCccaatactttattttttatttatagacatttttttgtttttatttaattatgatacagcatacaaaaatacatacaacccttaatttacacacactttttatttattaattattagccTATGACATGAGCTCTGAGGTTCCTGtagagaaaaattcacagagcaacctaaaaagtttttattctgGAAAACCAATCAGTCTGCTGGGTAGCATAACAAAATCTTGCATGTTCATATGTACTTaaggtaggctaggcattaaggagaaacaaaGTTCGCGGCGGCAGCTAGTAtctatatgtgtatatatcatgaataatttatattctagtTACTTCTTTTACGCGGCTATGCGTTCAACCACTCGGCTGACTTTGAAACAGTCCGGATAATGAAGGAGAAGCTCTGTTACATCGGATACAATGTGGAACAAGAGCAGAGACTGGCCTGGGAGACCACTGTGCTCGTTGAACCTTATGTGGTAAGTATCTGTCATATAAGAAATACATGAACAACGCTTTTCTCTTAAGCTAATAACATATCTGGTCAATATACTCTTGAAGAATTGttgtatacatacaaaatataaacgattataaaacaaatgattttcaccagtataatactcGAAAGAGAACAAATATAATCGTAACCATTCAgactccagaagataaaccactcctcaTATAGAAACTCCGTAggaaatttaaagaattatctctaaataaattcaaagctctCGTTAAAtgttaactaataaataaagcttttttataaatttgatgattatataattaaacaatcctTGGGATttatttgctccagttcaaacaatttgtatgactcaaaaattagcaaattaaaagagtggcggagagtttattgccagttcttcttgcccgctctacgcccttgacttgcgaacttggtacttgtaaatttagaatcaatttaacatcttttctatagacgttcataagtgttaaactatatgtataaagataGTGAAAGTTTTACATGTACTTACTTGTTTGTATAAAGCTTCCTGATGGGAGAGTGATCAAAGTCGGTGGTGAGAGGTTCGAAGCCCCAGAAGCATTGTTTCAGCCTCATCTGATTAATGTGGAGGGGCAGGGCATTGCTGAACTGGTTTTCAATACCATACAGGTAATTATtatcttcatttttttaattaaaaaatctcatatgtatttgaatttttgttacgaaatattaatgtatgcaaaaacaaaattgtgcATCGCCGCGTAGATGCTAACACTACTAttctatttacatatattaaaatcataggCCGCCGATATTGACATGAGAAACGAGTTATACAAGCACATAGTGTTATCCGGGGGCTCCACGATGTACCCAGGGCTGCCTTCCCGGCTCGAGAGGGAAATCAAGCAGCTCTATCTCGAACGAGTCTTGAAAAACGACTGCGACAAATTGGCCGTAAGTTGTTAAaggaattaatattatatttataataactaaatctGATTTCactgtttgtttattaagttatttcttacaatctacatattttaaaacatgatACGGTGAACATTATATGTGtgttatatcaataaaatgtttcttcCTATCAAAATAGATAATCAATATCTACTATTACGGTAGTTTTGGCAAATATTCGTCTACGTATGGAGCGTAACGGATTTCCTGAATGTGTATTtatcgcagccaactagcttcaTAAGCCGTTCAATTTACAGactagccttttaactaaacagcgccttttttatgtaactacaATTTACTACTTTGATTTTTTAGACACtttttatgtaactactttgagtttttttagaaactttttatgtaactactttgattttttagaaactttttatgtaactactttgtttttttttagaaactttttatgtaactactttgatttttttagaaactttttatgtacctactttgtttttttttagaaactttttatgtaactactttgatttttttagaaactttttatgtaactactttgatttttttagaaactttttatgtaactactttgattttttagaaactttttatgtaactactttgttttttttttagaaactttttatgtaactactttgatttttttagaaactttttatgtacctactttgtttttttttagaaactttttatggaactactttgatttttttagaaattcaaAATACGCATAGAAGATCCTCCGCGACGCAAAGACATGGTGTTTATAGGTGGCGCTGTGCTGGCGGAAGTCTGTAAGAACAGGGATAACTTCTGGCTCACAAACCAGGAATATAAGGAACAGGtaacattttgtttagtaTGAACTTAACATGTTTAGTTCTAATTTGTCAACTTGCAATTTTATACTGCCATATTAAATTAGCTAGAGTCGTGATTTTATGACATTCGGTTATGTACTCCTTGCACTGTCTTAGAATTTCGTCGGACCAATATAAATATCGATAGTTGATACTTTTTAGTAAGTCAGACGTGTATACATTTGtacatactatttatttttataaaatttttgagaTATTTTGCAAATTATGAAAAAGGTTGCTTTTTTCAGGGTTTGTCGTGTCTGCGAAAGCTGGGTCCTCGAGCGAGTTAACTtagttttcaattatatattatgttatactatctacttaatattatttactttaagaaCAATTTCCGTTtagcaaattattaaaaatagttaatattcaaattgattttaatgaattattactgtattacaattttattaaaatagctaCAATGGTATAGTATAAACTGAATGTACGCAGTATATTGACAAGTTCGAAGACTGTATTAACatgcatttaatgtattatttcaataaattgtattaaatctttttattacattgtattttattttttacattaaacattCCAACGGTTTTTTGCATTGCTTAAATTGCTTATTACATTTGCGTccaataatacaaatacaattcaaGAATTATTCGATTTTCTTCTAAATTTGACCAACGTGAGTTAATCTTAGTaagcaaaacaataataaaaattgtaagcCTAACCATCCTGCCTTTatgaaatctatttaaaaacacgGAAAAATGTTTTACGCCAAAGTAATAGAAGGACTAGaatgtttgattttaaaagagtCATTAATTTTCCCTAGAATATGCGATCGTCAAGCATTAAAATGGATTACAAATGTGAAAATTGCCAATTATCGTGTTATGTAGTTAATTAAATCGATAATATTCAAGGTATATAAAGGATTAATTTAAGTGGCAACATTAATAATGGAGGCGAGGAAGTTTATTTTGTTCCTGTTATTGTCGTGCTTCATTCTGGGAGCCTGTGGAAGATTTATAAGGAGTTATAGGCCTCGATATGAAAAAGTAAgtgtaaagtaaattttattttcatgaaatataCAAATGCAGAAGATAATCTTCAATGGTAGCACTAAGGAATAGCGATTTAAACCCTTCCCCCTTTTTTTTAGCTCAGCGGCACAGATGAAGAAGATGTTCCAGTGGAGGTTGCGGAAGaggttagtttatttttatatcgtgaacacgaaatattatatattatatgcaacAACAACAATGGTTGATTACATCAGGACCTTGCAGTGCATAAtgatatctattaaaaaaattattaagttgcTTGTAGACCAATATGAATTAGGGCCGCTTAGTCAGATTCAATCCAGTTATTACTACTAGAGATTGATATTTCATCCATTTCtcataaactattatttaataaccgaTCCATGGATCGATAGTCAATCtgttttttaaaccattgctGGGAGGACCGAACGGTACTTTTGGattcatatttgtatgtaaatgacAGATCGACgctttctataaaatatctttgaatttttacatttatcaaTCTAAATTTGAGATCTTCCCACTTTGACCGATTATCGAATTTTGCGGTGCCATTTTGTTGTGTAATATATACCTAGcacaataattttagattatagATCAAGTATTGGCGATTAAaatagtggcggagagtttattgccagttctccgttctacgcccttgatttgagaactggcagtaaatgtaaaattagattcatgtaatgtatatatctttttttgacgttcataagtgtacctacattatgttacttatatgaataaatcatttttgtgTAGAATGCGCCCGTTAGTAAGTATCAGACATCTGAAATCATGAcagctattttttattgagtGTAGGTAACATACTTTGAGtggaaaaatagaaaattaaaacattttacttcGTGGCTGGCTTActgttattgtaaataattaataaaaaaaattttttgcaGGGCTCAATTGACGAGGCGGTGGCGGTTGGATCGGTTaatcacttttaattaatactttatatgaaacatactaattttattttaatatataaaacttattttccaGGCTGGAGATGATGTAAGTTACAAAAAgctcaaatttattatattaaattacagaaatattaaaaccggattcaaaacttttttataggTCGCATCGGCAAAGATCTGTATATTGACaccgttaaaaaaatactgcgtTGGAGAGCAACATGGACAATAATATGTCAAGCGATCTAATTGAATTTCATCGGAAAAGCAtggactttttaaattaaattcttctctatagctgtttttttaatatctatacctttataaatatattcccTTCCAAGGTAGGTCGTATTGGGgctaaattaattctaaattttatttgatgggTATAATCCACCCTTAGTTAGGACCCTTTAACCAAAAGAGGAATACATAAAAGAACtatgaaattaaacaataaatcagCGTTTGAGCTTTATTGAgacattaattacaaaataaatagattactACTACATtgtaattactattataatcATAAGGTTCGTTTACACATATCTATGTCACcgtaaaactataaataccATTAGAATTTCAATCTATCGCGCGGTTTTGTCTATCGAAGACTTCATAATATTGAATTGGCTTTATACACAAGTAATGTGTAAACAGTTTTACGGCGACATCATTCGCATAAcggttattaaattttttaacggGTAACGTGTCGTTGAATATAGGAATCAGTCAAAACTACTTTGTTCTTGCGAGACTTTAATTATACTATtcgtataaaatatgataaacaTCGTActgtttatatatactatactatataaattaaggCGCGTTTTATTGCTTTATACATTGCGtagaaacaaatttttacaGGTTCTAAGGCAAAGCCAGTCAGTACTGTATGTAACATTAAAATCTATAAGTTGTTTTTCGgtgagtatttatataaaaggctaccttttaaaaatgtatcgttCAACATAGATACCAAGTAATAACCTACCTTAATATTTGACAGAGAATGTTCTCGATGACAGAGGCATGGGGTGTTTTCGGAATTTAATCTAAGTTTGTAGGCATTTGTACAAATTAAAGCAAATTAATCTAACTTaagtaaaaactaattataatttttgattcaATAACACTGTGACGACGCATTTTATTCGAAAGCTGGCATATACTGGTTAATACGGACATTTTTGAGTCCGATTTTGGACTCAATATAGACGAAATACGTACTTGGCGTTAAGTCTCTCAGAATTGTGGGGGTTTGGATTGTTCATACAATTGTATACGCATTTTAGATCACGACTTTTATATGCACCTGATATTCATAAAACTTAATTGATGATAAACTCTCTTTCTAATCATATGCGATGAAAAGAGAGATCTATCCTTACGCGCATGTTTCGAACGTTCGTACTCGTGTACGTCAATACGATACTGTCATTTCACTTTGACAGATGCAACGCAGTTTTCGATATGTAATGCAAGGCTACGTTTACTATTCGATACATCGTGTTAGTAAACTAACAGTGCTTtagttaagttttaatttttataaacaaggtgtgaaatgaaaaaatgctAAACTAgtccaattatatttaagtgtttgataacaattataaacattGCATATTTGgctataatgaaaataatttaaaaaaatctgtgttcggggccgttcaagtattacgtattCACAATAGGGGGAGGGGgactttaattttcttatttggtgtaacattgtctatgcttgaaagcgaaatgcattttcgaattcctaaaaatacgtttatgtac contains the following coding sequences:
- the LOC110999330 gene encoding actin-related protein 2 isoform X1; the encoded protein is MDDQGRKVIVCDNGTGFVKCGYAGSNFPAFIFPSMVGRPIIRAENKIGEIDVKDVCIGDLMVGDEASQLRSMLEVSYPMENGVVRNWEDMCHVWDYTFGPSKMNVDPKETKILLTEPPMNPTKNREKMIEVMFEKYGFDSAYIAIQAVLTLYAQGLISGVVVDSGDGVTHICPVYEEFALPHLTRRLDIAGRDITRYLIKLLLLRGYAFNHSADFETVRIMKEKLCYIGYNVEQEQRLAWETTVLVEPYVLPDGRVIKVGGERFEAPEALFQPHLINVEGQGIAELVFNTIQAADIDMRNELYKHIVLSGGSTMYPGLPSRLEREIKQLYLERVLKNDCDKLAKFKIRIEDPPRRKDMVFIGGAVLAEVCKNRDNFWLTNQEYKEQGLSCLRKLGPRAS
- the LOC110999330 gene encoding actin-related protein 2 isoform X2, encoding MDDQGRKVIVCDNGTGFVKCGYAGSNFPAFIFPSMVGRPIIRAENKIGEIDVKDLMVGDEASQLRSMLEVSYPMENGVVRNWEDMCHVWDYTFGPSKMNVDPKETKILLTEPPMNPTKNREKMIEVMFEKYGFDSAYIAIQAVLTLYAQGLISGVVVDSGDGVTHICPVYEEFALPHLTRRLDIAGRDITRYLIKLLLLRGYAFNHSADFETVRIMKEKLCYIGYNVEQEQRLAWETTVLVEPYVLPDGRVIKVGGERFEAPEALFQPHLINVEGQGIAELVFNTIQAADIDMRNELYKHIVLSGGSTMYPGLPSRLEREIKQLYLERVLKNDCDKLAKFKIRIEDPPRRKDMVFIGGAVLAEVCKNRDNFWLTNQEYKEQGLSCLRKLGPRAS